The Daucus carota subsp. sativus chromosome 2, DH1 v3.0, whole genome shotgun sequence genome includes a window with the following:
- the LOC135150381 gene encoding uncharacterized protein LOC135150381 — protein MNIILEHTEDGVTVPHRTYPKTPAEFSDEDNELINLDVTLQLILIESLDPVMYNNVFNCTSAKQIWDTLQIINEGSEEVRENKKEILVAQYEQFGSNPGEGISEVFIRFNNLINNLNLNGKYYDNKEVNLKFLLTLPEHLEHRITAIRESRDLTEISLEQLYGVLKTYELEQAQTKQRYGWGKTLNTSTSVSNSTALIIQSPLVKERKVVVPSRSSQEYVVPEMGHTSVSMGDDEFYSMEELDQLEDESLAMFARKFSNMRFRKNPSYKFKSSGSKFQKGGSLSTTSKGAYKTGMVDRSKFKCFNCDEPDSDEEEERGNVALMAFMKPSTPPHRTGGFPVDPTCHKLFMQLGLERDDARNKLKALTLEHKALKQEVHELKLKEKLVLTPKIEQLTGDLLTQSNKVKVLEYRENKLNEQLAEEKDLLSKLTKVNSLSMPGPTKFGFRRKFNSFDMCREPNKVEKVVWILYSGSSRHMTGDRALLSNVIERAGPIVTFGDNSKGRTTGYGNLHAGNVIIEKVSLVEGLKHNLL, from the exons atgaatattatcctggaacatactgaagatggagttacTGTTCCTCACAGAACCTATCCGAAAACACCTGCTGAGTTCTCGGATGAGGATAATGAGTTGATAAATCTGGATGTAACTCTACAGCTCATTCTGATCGAATCAttggatccagtaatgtacaataatGTTTTCAACTGTACAAGTGCTAAGCAGATATGGGACACTCTGcaaattatcaatgaaggaTCGGAGGAAGTAcgggaaaacaagaaggaaattcttgtggctcaatacgagcaatttggttctaatcccggagaagggatttctgaagtattcatcagattcaacaatttgataaacaatctgaatctgaatgggaaatactacgacaacaaAGAGGTGAACCTGAAGTTTTTGCTGACACTCCCTGAGCATCTGGAGCATAGGATAACCGCCATCAGAGAAAGCAGAGATTTGACAGAGATCTCATTGGAACAGCTGTATGGGGTTCTGAAAACCTATGAATTGGAACAGGCTCAAACTAAACAGAGATACGGATGGGGAAAGACACTGAACACGTCTACGTCTGTCAGCAATTCTACTGCCCTCATAATACAATCACCTCTTGTGAAAGAAAGGAAGGTTGTTGTACCTTCAAGAAGCTCCCAGGAGTATGTTGTGCCGGAAATGGGACATACTTCAGTAAGTATGGGAGATGATGAATTCTACTCTATGGAAGAGTTGGATCAGCTTGAGGACGAATCTCTTGCTATGTTTGCTAGGAAGTTTagcaacatgagattcaggaagaatccctcctacaagtttAAATCTTCTGGTAGTAAATTCCAGAAAGGGGGATCTTTGTCCACAACATCAAAAGGGgcttacaagactgggatggttgatcgaagcaagtttaaatgtttcaactgtgatgagcctg atagtgatgaggaggaagagcgggggaatgttgctctaatggctttCATGAAACCTTCTACACCTCCACATCGCACTGGCGGATTTCCGGTAGATCCTACTTGCcataaactttttatgcaattaggacttgaacgtgATGACGCTCGTAATAAGCTCAAAGCTCTGACTCTTGaacacaaagctttaaagcaagaagttcatgagttaaagttaaaagaaaaacttgTTCTCActcctaaaattgaacaattaaCTGGTGACTTGTTGACTCAGTCTAACAAAGTCAAAGTGTTAGAGTATAGGGAGAACAAACTGAATGAGCAACTAGCTGAAGAAAAG gatctattgtcaaagctgacaaaggtcaattctttaagtatgccgGGCCCAACCAAGTTTGGGTTCCGAAGAAAGTTTAATTCGTTTGATATGTGCAGGGAGCCAAACAAGGTTGAAAAGGTTGTATGGATCCTTTATAGTGGATCTTCTAGACATATGACCGGTGATAGAGCCCTGCTATCAAATGTGATTGAGAGAGCTGGCCCGATTGTCACCTTTGGAGATaacagcaaaggtcgtactacgGGATATGGCAATTTACATGCTGGAAATGTTATCATCGAAAAAGTTTCTTTggttgaaggactcaagcacaatcttttgtga